Proteins encoded together in one Chaetodon auriga isolate fChaAug3 chromosome 20, fChaAug3.hap1, whole genome shotgun sequence window:
- the qki2 gene encoding protein quaking-B isoform X5: MVGETEVKERPKSNPDYLMQLMNDRKVMSSLPNFSGIFTHLERLLDEEIGRVRKDMYNDTVNGGMFNGRDMEELPEAIGPVAQLQEKLYVPVKEYPDFNFVGRILGPRGLTAKQLEAETGCKIMVRGKGSMRDKKKEEMNRGKPNWEHLSEDLHVLITVEDTHNRAKIKLQRAINEVKKLLVPAAEGEDNLKKMQLMELAILNGTYRDANVKTPTAAFPLATPQAPRIITGPTPVLPPTLRNPAPVTTPTIMPLIRQIQSSALVPGGNPHPALVQQGPETGIIYTPYEYPYTLTPSILEYPIDSTGVLGMAFPTKG, from the exons ATGGTCGGGGAGacagaggtgaaggagagacCCAAGTCCAACCCGGACTATCTAATGCAGCTGATGAACGACCGGAAGGTGATGAGCTCCCTGCCCAACTTCAGCGGCATCTTCACGCATCTGGAGCGGCTGCTGGATGAAG AAATCGGCAGGGTACGCAAGGACATGTACAACGACACAGTGAACGGTGGCATGTTCAATGGCCGGGACATGGAGGAGCTTCCTGAAGCTATTGGCCCCGTGgctcagctgcaggagaagctcTACGTGCCTGTCAAAGAGTACCCCGAT TTTAACTTTGTAGGGAGGATCCTGGGCCCACGCGGACTGACAGCCAAACAACTGGAGGCAGAGACCGGCTGCAAGATTATGGTGCGAGGAAAGGGCTCCATGAGGGACAAGAAGAAG gaggAGATGAACCGAGGGAAGCCCAACTGGGAGCACCTCAGCGAGGACCTCCACGTCCTGATCACAGTGGAGGACACGCACAACCGGGCCAAGATCAAGCTCCAGCGGGCCATCAACGAGGTCAAGAAACTTCTCGTGCCCGCT GCTGAGGGGGAGGACAAcctgaagaaaatgcagttGATGGAGCTGGCCATTCTCAACGGGACCTACAGAGACGCCAATGTCAAGACGC CCACCGCCGCCTTCCCTCTAGCGACCCCTCAGGCGCCTCGGATCATCACAGGCCCGACGCCCGTCCTGCCTCCGACCCTGCGCAACCCCGCCCCCGTCACCACGCCGACCATCATGCCTCTGATTCGTCAGATTCAGAGCTCAGCCCTCGTACCGGGAGGCAATCCGCACCCGGCGCTGGTGCAGCAAGGGCCCGAAACTGGAATCATCTACACGCCGTACGAGTATCCCTACACACTCACGCCCTCCATATTGGAATACCCAATTGACTCAACTGGAGTATTAG GTATGGCTTTCCCAACCAAAGGCTAA
- the qki2 gene encoding protein quaking-B isoform X1: MVGETEVKERPKSNPDYLMQLMNDRKVMSSLPNFSGIFTHLERLLDEEIGRVRKDMYNDTVNGGMFNGRDMEELPEAIGPVAQLQEKLYVPVKEYPDFNFVGRILGPRGLTAKQLEAETGCKIMVRGKGSMRDKKKEEMNRGKPNWEHLSEDLHVLITVEDTHNRAKIKLQRAINEVKKLLVPAAEGEDNLKKMQLMELAILNGTYRDANVKTPTAAFPLATPQAPRIITGPTPVLPPTLRNPAPVTTPTIMPLIRQIQSSALVPGGNPHPALVQQGPETGIIYTPYEYPYTLTPSILEYPIDSTGVLVPSPYVFAAGAMTTKVRRHDKRIHPYQRVVTPDRAATATNP, encoded by the exons ATGGTCGGGGAGacagaggtgaaggagagacCCAAGTCCAACCCGGACTATCTAATGCAGCTGATGAACGACCGGAAGGTGATGAGCTCCCTGCCCAACTTCAGCGGCATCTTCACGCATCTGGAGCGGCTGCTGGATGAAG AAATCGGCAGGGTACGCAAGGACATGTACAACGACACAGTGAACGGTGGCATGTTCAATGGCCGGGACATGGAGGAGCTTCCTGAAGCTATTGGCCCCGTGgctcagctgcaggagaagctcTACGTGCCTGTCAAAGAGTACCCCGAT TTTAACTTTGTAGGGAGGATCCTGGGCCCACGCGGACTGACAGCCAAACAACTGGAGGCAGAGACCGGCTGCAAGATTATGGTGCGAGGAAAGGGCTCCATGAGGGACAAGAAGAAG gaggAGATGAACCGAGGGAAGCCCAACTGGGAGCACCTCAGCGAGGACCTCCACGTCCTGATCACAGTGGAGGACACGCACAACCGGGCCAAGATCAAGCTCCAGCGGGCCATCAACGAGGTCAAGAAACTTCTCGTGCCCGCT GCTGAGGGGGAGGACAAcctgaagaaaatgcagttGATGGAGCTGGCCATTCTCAACGGGACCTACAGAGACGCCAATGTCAAGACGC CCACCGCCGCCTTCCCTCTAGCGACCCCTCAGGCGCCTCGGATCATCACAGGCCCGACGCCCGTCCTGCCTCCGACCCTGCGCAACCCCGCCCCCGTCACCACGCCGACCATCATGCCTCTGATTCGTCAGATTCAGAGCTCAGCCCTCGTACCGGGAGGCAATCCGCACCCGGCGCTGGTGCAGCAAGGGCCCGAAACTGGAATCATCTACACGCCGTACGAGTATCCCTACACACTCACGCCCTCCATATTGGAATACCCAATTGACTCAACTGGAGTATTAG TCCCTTCTCCCTATGTTTTTGCAG
- the qki2 gene encoding protein quaking-B isoform X3 — protein sequence MVGETEVKERPKSNPDYLMQLMNDRKVMSSLPNFSGIFTHLERLLDEEIGRVRKDMYNDTVNGGMFNGRDMEELPEAIGPVAQLQEKLYVPVKEYPDFNFVGRILGPRGLTAKQLEAETGCKIMVRGKGSMRDKKKEEMNRGKPNWEHLSEDLHVLITVEDTHNRAKIKLQRAINEVKKLLVPAAEGEDNLKKMQLMELAILNGTYRDANVKTPTAAFPLATPQAPRIITGPTPVLPPTLRNPAPVTTPTIMPLIRQIQSSALVPGGNPHPALVQQGPETGIIYTPYEYPYTLTPSILEYPIDSTGVLAGAMTTKVRRHDKRIHPYQRVVTPDRAATATNP from the exons ATGGTCGGGGAGacagaggtgaaggagagacCCAAGTCCAACCCGGACTATCTAATGCAGCTGATGAACGACCGGAAGGTGATGAGCTCCCTGCCCAACTTCAGCGGCATCTTCACGCATCTGGAGCGGCTGCTGGATGAAG AAATCGGCAGGGTACGCAAGGACATGTACAACGACACAGTGAACGGTGGCATGTTCAATGGCCGGGACATGGAGGAGCTTCCTGAAGCTATTGGCCCCGTGgctcagctgcaggagaagctcTACGTGCCTGTCAAAGAGTACCCCGAT TTTAACTTTGTAGGGAGGATCCTGGGCCCACGCGGACTGACAGCCAAACAACTGGAGGCAGAGACCGGCTGCAAGATTATGGTGCGAGGAAAGGGCTCCATGAGGGACAAGAAGAAG gaggAGATGAACCGAGGGAAGCCCAACTGGGAGCACCTCAGCGAGGACCTCCACGTCCTGATCACAGTGGAGGACACGCACAACCGGGCCAAGATCAAGCTCCAGCGGGCCATCAACGAGGTCAAGAAACTTCTCGTGCCCGCT GCTGAGGGGGAGGACAAcctgaagaaaatgcagttGATGGAGCTGGCCATTCTCAACGGGACCTACAGAGACGCCAATGTCAAGACGC CCACCGCCGCCTTCCCTCTAGCGACCCCTCAGGCGCCTCGGATCATCACAGGCCCGACGCCCGTCCTGCCTCCGACCCTGCGCAACCCCGCCCCCGTCACCACGCCGACCATCATGCCTCTGATTCGTCAGATTCAGAGCTCAGCCCTCGTACCGGGAGGCAATCCGCACCCGGCGCTGGTGCAGCAAGGGCCCGAAACTGGAATCATCTACACGCCGTACGAGTATCCCTACACACTCACGCCCTCCATATTGGAATACCCAATTGACTCAACTGGAGTATTAG
- the qki2 gene encoding protein quaking-B isoform X4: MVGETEVKERPKSNPDYLMQLMNDRKVMSSLPNFSGIFTHLERLLDEEIGRVRKDMYNDTVNGGMFNGRDMEELPEAIGPVAQLQEKLYVPVKEYPDFNFVGRILGPRGLTAKQLEAETGCKIMVRGKGSMRDKKKEEMNRGKPNWEHLSEDLHVLITVEDTHNRAKIKLQRAINEVKKLLVPAAEGEDNLKKMQLMELAILNGTYRDANVKTPTAAFPLATPQAPRIITGPTPVLPPTLRNPAPVTTPTIMPLIRQIQSSALVPGGNPHPALVQQGPETGIIYTPYEYPYTLTPSILEYPIDSTGVLGAMTTKVRRHDKRIHPYQRVVTPDRAATATNP; this comes from the exons ATGGTCGGGGAGacagaggtgaaggagagacCCAAGTCCAACCCGGACTATCTAATGCAGCTGATGAACGACCGGAAGGTGATGAGCTCCCTGCCCAACTTCAGCGGCATCTTCACGCATCTGGAGCGGCTGCTGGATGAAG AAATCGGCAGGGTACGCAAGGACATGTACAACGACACAGTGAACGGTGGCATGTTCAATGGCCGGGACATGGAGGAGCTTCCTGAAGCTATTGGCCCCGTGgctcagctgcaggagaagctcTACGTGCCTGTCAAAGAGTACCCCGAT TTTAACTTTGTAGGGAGGATCCTGGGCCCACGCGGACTGACAGCCAAACAACTGGAGGCAGAGACCGGCTGCAAGATTATGGTGCGAGGAAAGGGCTCCATGAGGGACAAGAAGAAG gaggAGATGAACCGAGGGAAGCCCAACTGGGAGCACCTCAGCGAGGACCTCCACGTCCTGATCACAGTGGAGGACACGCACAACCGGGCCAAGATCAAGCTCCAGCGGGCCATCAACGAGGTCAAGAAACTTCTCGTGCCCGCT GCTGAGGGGGAGGACAAcctgaagaaaatgcagttGATGGAGCTGGCCATTCTCAACGGGACCTACAGAGACGCCAATGTCAAGACGC CCACCGCCGCCTTCCCTCTAGCGACCCCTCAGGCGCCTCGGATCATCACAGGCCCGACGCCCGTCCTGCCTCCGACCCTGCGCAACCCCGCCCCCGTCACCACGCCGACCATCATGCCTCTGATTCGTCAGATTCAGAGCTCAGCCCTCGTACCGGGAGGCAATCCGCACCCGGCGCTGGTGCAGCAAGGGCCCGAAACTGGAATCATCTACACGCCGTACGAGTATCCCTACACACTCACGCCCTCCATATTGGAATACCCAATTGACTCAACTGGAGTATTAG
- the qki2 gene encoding protein quaking-B isoform X2 has protein sequence MVGETEVKERPKSNPDYLMQLMNDRKVMSSLPNFSGIFTHLERLLDEEIGRVRKDMYNDTVNGGMFNGRDMEELPEAIGPVAQLQEKLYVPVKEYPDFNFVGRILGPRGLTAKQLEAETGCKIMVRGKGSMRDKKKEEMNRGKPNWEHLSEDLHVLITVEDTHNRAKIKLQRAINEVKKLLVPAAEGEDNLKKMQLMELAILNGTYRDANVKTPTAAFPLATPQAPRIITGPTPVLPPTLRNPAPVTTPTIMPLIRQIQSSALVPGGNPHPALVQQGPETGIIYTPYEYPYTLTPSILEYPIDSTGVLVPSPYVFAGAMTTKVRRHDKRIHPYQRVVTPDRAATATNP, from the exons ATGGTCGGGGAGacagaggtgaaggagagacCCAAGTCCAACCCGGACTATCTAATGCAGCTGATGAACGACCGGAAGGTGATGAGCTCCCTGCCCAACTTCAGCGGCATCTTCACGCATCTGGAGCGGCTGCTGGATGAAG AAATCGGCAGGGTACGCAAGGACATGTACAACGACACAGTGAACGGTGGCATGTTCAATGGCCGGGACATGGAGGAGCTTCCTGAAGCTATTGGCCCCGTGgctcagctgcaggagaagctcTACGTGCCTGTCAAAGAGTACCCCGAT TTTAACTTTGTAGGGAGGATCCTGGGCCCACGCGGACTGACAGCCAAACAACTGGAGGCAGAGACCGGCTGCAAGATTATGGTGCGAGGAAAGGGCTCCATGAGGGACAAGAAGAAG gaggAGATGAACCGAGGGAAGCCCAACTGGGAGCACCTCAGCGAGGACCTCCACGTCCTGATCACAGTGGAGGACACGCACAACCGGGCCAAGATCAAGCTCCAGCGGGCCATCAACGAGGTCAAGAAACTTCTCGTGCCCGCT GCTGAGGGGGAGGACAAcctgaagaaaatgcagttGATGGAGCTGGCCATTCTCAACGGGACCTACAGAGACGCCAATGTCAAGACGC CCACCGCCGCCTTCCCTCTAGCGACCCCTCAGGCGCCTCGGATCATCACAGGCCCGACGCCCGTCCTGCCTCCGACCCTGCGCAACCCCGCCCCCGTCACCACGCCGACCATCATGCCTCTGATTCGTCAGATTCAGAGCTCAGCCCTCGTACCGGGAGGCAATCCGCACCCGGCGCTGGTGCAGCAAGGGCCCGAAACTGGAATCATCTACACGCCGTACGAGTATCCCTACACACTCACGCCCTCCATATTGGAATACCCAATTGACTCAACTGGAGTATTAG TCCCTTCTCCCTATGTTTTTGCAG